One window from the genome of Trabulsiella odontotermitis encodes:
- the nudE gene encoding ADP compounds hydrolase NudE gives MSKSLQKPTILNVETVARSRLFNVESVDLEFSNGVRRVYERMRPSSREAVMIVPIVDDHLILIREYAVGTESYELGFSKGLIDPGETVFEAANRELKEEVGFGAQDLTFLKKLSMAPSYFSSKMNIVVAENLYPESLPGDEPEPLPQVRWPLTNVMDLLEEPDFNEARNVSALFLVREWLKVQGRL, from the coding sequence ATGAGCAAATCATTACAGAAGCCCACGATCCTTAATGTCGAAACCGTTGCACGCTCGCGTCTTTTTAATGTCGAAAGTGTGGATCTGGAGTTCAGCAATGGTGTGCGCCGCGTTTATGAACGCATGCGTCCATCGAGCCGGGAAGCGGTGATGATTGTGCCGATTGTTGATGATCACCTGATCCTGATCCGCGAATACGCGGTCGGTACCGAATCCTACGAGCTGGGGTTTTCGAAAGGGCTGATCGACCCGGGCGAAACCGTTTTTGAAGCCGCGAACCGCGAGCTGAAAGAAGAAGTGGGTTTTGGCGCGCAGGATCTGACGTTTCTGAAGAAGCTGAGCATGGCGCCGTCCTATTTCTCCAGCAAAATGAATATCGTGGTGGCTGAAAATCTCTACCCGGAATCGCTGCCAGGCGACGAACCCGAGCCGCTGCCACAGGTTCGCTGGCCACTGACGAATGTGATGGATTTGCTGGAAGAGCCGGATTTCAACGAGGCCCGCAACGTCAGCGCGCTGTTCCTTGTTCGGGAATGGCTGAAAGTGCAGGGACGGCTGTAG
- the mrcA gene encoding peptidoglycan glycosyltransferase/peptidoglycan DD-transpeptidase MrcA, translating into MKFVKYLLILAVCCILLGAGSIYGLYKYIEPQLPDVATLKDVRLQIPMQVYSADGELIAQYGEKRRIPVTLSEMPPQLVRAFIATEDSRFYEHHGVDPVGIFRAASVALFSGHASQGASTITQQLARNFFLSPEKTLMRKIKEVFLAIRIEQLLNKDEILELYLNKIYLGYRAYGVGAAAQVYFGKSVAQLNLSEMAMIAGLPKAPSTFNPLYSMERATARRNVVLSRMLSEGYITQTQYDQALREPIDASYHTPEIAFSAPYLTEMVRQEMVSRYGELAYEDGYRIYTTITRKTQLAAQDALRKNMMDYDMRHGYRGPSNVLWKVGEAAWDNKRITDSLKGLPTYGPLVPAVVTAADPQEATAMLADGTSISLRMEGIRWARPYRSDTLQGTTPRKVTDAVQTGQQIWVRRVDDNWWLAQVPDVNSALVSINPQNGAIIALVGGFDFNQSKFNRATQALRQVGSNIKPFLYTAAMDKGLTLASILNDVPISRWDAGAGSDWRPKNSPAEYAGPIRLRQGLGQSKNVVMVRAMRAMGVDYAAEYLQRFGFPAQNIVHTESLALGSASFTPLQVARGYSVMANGGFLVDPYFIAKIENDQGGVLFEAKPKIACAECNLPVIYGDTAKSDVLENKDVEDVATSQEPQNSTVPMPQLEQANQALVAQSGSQEYAPHVISTPLAFLIKSALNTNIFGEPGWQGTGWRAGRDLKRHDIGGKTGTTNSSKDAWFSGYGPDVVTAVWIGFDDHRRDLGRTTASGAIKDQISGYEGGAKSAQPAWDDFMKVVLEGVPEQPLTPPPGVVTINIDRYTGQLASGSNSRAEYFIEGTQPTHQAVREVGTTIIDNGETHELF; encoded by the coding sequence GTGAAGTTCGTAAAGTATTTATTGATCCTTGCAGTCTGTTGCATTCTGCTGGGAGCAGGCTCGATCTACGGCCTCTACAAGTATATAGAGCCGCAACTCCCAGACGTTGCGACGCTCAAAGACGTGCGCCTGCAAATTCCAATGCAGGTCTACAGTGCTGACGGCGAATTGATTGCCCAGTATGGCGAGAAGCGACGTATCCCGGTCACGCTGAGTGAAATGCCCCCGCAACTGGTAAGAGCGTTTATCGCCACCGAAGACAGCCGCTTCTATGAGCATCACGGCGTCGATCCGGTGGGGATCTTCCGCGCCGCCAGCGTCGCGTTATTCTCGGGGCACGCTTCACAAGGGGCGAGTACCATCACGCAGCAGCTGGCGCGTAACTTCTTCTTAAGCCCTGAAAAAACGCTGATGCGTAAAATTAAGGAAGTGTTCCTGGCCATCCGCATTGAGCAGTTGCTGAATAAAGATGAGATCCTTGAGCTCTACCTGAATAAGATCTATCTGGGTTATCGCGCGTATGGCGTTGGCGCGGCGGCACAGGTCTATTTTGGCAAATCTGTGGCGCAGTTGAACCTCAGCGAAATGGCGATGATTGCCGGTTTGCCAAAAGCGCCGTCAACCTTTAACCCGCTCTATTCCATGGAGCGCGCTACGGCCCGTCGCAACGTGGTGCTGTCGCGCATGCTGAGCGAAGGCTACATCACGCAGACGCAGTACGATCAGGCTCTCCGCGAGCCTATCGACGCCAGCTACCACACGCCGGAAATTGCCTTCTCTGCGCCGTACCTGACGGAAATGGTGCGCCAGGAGATGGTCAGCCGTTATGGCGAACTGGCGTATGAAGACGGTTATCGCATCTACACCACCATTACCCGCAAGACACAGCTTGCCGCCCAGGATGCGCTGCGCAAGAACATGATGGATTACGACATGCGCCACGGCTATCGCGGCCCGTCAAACGTGTTGTGGAAAGTGGGCGAAGCCGCGTGGGACAACAAACGTATCACCGATTCGCTGAAGGGTCTGCCGACTTACGGGCCGCTGGTGCCTGCGGTGGTGACAGCGGCGGATCCGCAGGAAGCCACAGCGATGCTGGCAGACGGCACCTCGATTTCATTACGAATGGAAGGCATCCGCTGGGCGCGTCCGTACCGTTCGGATACTTTGCAGGGCACAACGCCGCGTAAAGTGACAGACGCTGTGCAGACGGGGCAACAGATCTGGGTGCGCCGCGTAGACGACAACTGGTGGCTGGCGCAGGTACCGGACGTCAACTCCGCACTGGTTTCCATCAATCCGCAAAACGGCGCGATTATTGCGCTGGTAGGCGGCTTCGACTTCAACCAGAGCAAGTTTAACCGCGCCACCCAGGCGCTGCGTCAGGTGGGTTCGAACATCAAGCCGTTCCTCTATACCGCGGCGATGGATAAAGGGCTGACGCTGGCGAGCATTCTCAACGACGTGCCGATTTCCCGCTGGGATGCTGGCGCAGGTTCTGACTGGCGGCCGAAAAACTCGCCTGCCGAATATGCCGGTCCGATTCGTCTGCGTCAGGGGCTGGGGCAGTCGAAAAACGTGGTGATGGTCCGCGCGATGCGGGCGATGGGCGTTGATTATGCGGCTGAATATCTGCAGCGCTTCGGCTTTCCGGCGCAGAACATCGTGCATACCGAATCGCTGGCGCTGGGTTCTGCCTCGTTCACACCGCTGCAGGTCGCGCGCGGCTATTCGGTGATGGCGAACGGCGGGTTCCTGGTGGATCCCTATTTCATTGCCAAAATCGAAAACGATCAGGGCGGCGTACTGTTTGAAGCGAAACCGAAAATTGCCTGCGCTGAGTGTAATCTGCCGGTGATTTATGGTGATACCGCCAAATCTGACGTGCTGGAAAACAAAGACGTTGAAGATGTTGCGACCTCGCAGGAACCGCAAAATTCCACAGTGCCAATGCCGCAGCTTGAGCAGGCAAACCAGGCGCTGGTGGCGCAGAGCGGTAGTCAGGAATACGCCCCGCACGTCATCAGCACGCCACTCGCATTCCTGATTAAAAGCGCGCTGAATACCAACATCTTTGGCGAGCCAGGCTGGCAGGGTACCGGCTGGCGCGCAGGCCGCGATCTGAAGCGCCACGATATCGGCGGCAAGACCGGTACCACCAACAGCTCCAAAGATGCCTGGTTCTCCGGTTACGGCCCGGATGTCGTGACGGCGGTTTGGATTGGCTTTGACGACCACCGTCGCGATCTTGGGCGCACCACGGCGTCAGGGGCGATCAAAGATCAGATTTCCGGCTACGAGGGCGGCGCCAAGAGTGCGCAACCGGCCTGGGACGATTTCATGAAAGTCGTGCTGGAAGGGGTACCGGAACAACCACTGACGCCGCCGCCTGGCGTGGTGACGATCAACATTGACCGTTACACCGGGCAACTGGCCAGCGGCAGTAACAGTCGTGCAGAATATTTTATCGAGGGAACGCAGCCGACGCATCAGGCGGTACGTGAAGTGGGAACCACTATTATCGATAACGGTGAAACCCACGAACTGTTCTAA
- a CDS encoding pilus assembly protein: protein MTFRCWQVGLHIQHERIVIVAVQRERVGWSLRRWWSIPLPDSGAERGIVIQSDDMVNALRSWRRELPLQHQAALAFPASRTLQKIIPRPAMTLRERDSTQWVASHMAKRMEMDAAALCFDYAPDESPREYRVTVAQQREVVALQQVAQRLNLQAVAITPDACALRYFLPSLADPEQGVVWRDADAWLWATSNRWGATGFSQAATLSDLHPHVQQPLTLCTAQPVTAPHLDPWDLIIKRQPPLPPDSDAFTVAIALALGANAW, encoded by the coding sequence ATGACATTCAGGTGCTGGCAGGTGGGTTTGCATATTCAGCACGAGCGAATCGTGATTGTGGCGGTACAGCGCGAGCGTGTGGGCTGGTCGCTGCGCCGCTGGTGGTCGATTCCGTTACCCGACAGCGGAGCGGAGCGGGGCATTGTTATTCAGTCCGATGACATGGTTAACGCACTCCGTTCCTGGCGGCGCGAATTACCGCTTCAGCATCAGGCGGCTCTGGCGTTTCCCGCCAGCCGGACGTTGCAAAAAATCATCCCGCGCCCGGCAATGACACTCCGTGAGCGGGATTCCACCCAGTGGGTGGCGAGTCATATGGCGAAGCGGATGGAAATGGACGCCGCGGCGCTCTGTTTTGATTACGCCCCCGATGAATCGCCGCGCGAATATCGGGTGACAGTGGCGCAGCAGCGTGAGGTTGTCGCGCTGCAACAGGTAGCGCAGAGACTCAATCTGCAGGCGGTCGCCATTACGCCGGATGCCTGCGCGCTGCGCTATTTCCTGCCTTCTCTGGCTGACCCTGAACAGGGCGTGGTCTGGCGTGATGCCGATGCCTGGCTATGGGCGACGAGCAACCGTTGGGGAGCGACGGGATTTTCGCAAGCGGCGACCCTGAGTGACCTTCACCCGCACGTGCAACAGCCGCTGACGCTCTGCACCGCGCAGCCTGTAACGGCGCCGCATCTTGATCCGTGGGATCTGATCATCAAACGCCAGCCACCGTTGCCGCCTGATAGCGACGCGTTCACTGTTGCCATCGCGCTGGCGCTGGGAGCGAACGCATGGTGA
- a CDS encoding PilN domain-containing protein: MVRHQVNFLPWRERRQQRCLRFWTLIFFSTFFVITFVWLLIRITLENTHYIADLRSTANRELGQALAQREKPLRLALQQAGARQQWQARRAMTQAWQPRLQAIATHFPGQAWLTELSWQNNVLTLNGYASAFPALATLNDALRELPGLKPAKVGKTERDAQGRWQFTLRLEGADAATP; this comes from the coding sequence ATGGTGAGGCATCAGGTGAATTTTCTCCCCTGGCGTGAACGCCGACAGCAGCGCTGTTTGCGTTTCTGGACGCTGATTTTCTTCAGCACCTTTTTCGTCATTACGTTCGTGTGGTTGCTGATCCGAATAACGCTGGAAAACACGCATTACATTGCGGATCTGCGTTCAACGGCAAATCGCGAACTGGGGCAGGCGCTGGCGCAACGCGAAAAACCGCTCCGGCTGGCGCTACAGCAGGCCGGGGCCCGTCAACAGTGGCAAGCGCGGCGCGCCATGACGCAGGCGTGGCAACCCCGGTTACAGGCGATCGCGACGCATTTTCCTGGGCAGGCATGGTTAACCGAACTGTCGTGGCAAAACAACGTGCTGACGTTGAACGGCTACGCCTCTGCTTTTCCGGCTCTCGCCACGCTGAACGACGCACTGCGGGAACTGCCGGGCCTGAAACCGGCGAAGGTTGGAAAAACCGAGCGGGATGCGCAGGGGCGCTGGCAGTTTACTCTGCGGCTGGAGGGCGCTGATGCGGCAACTCCCTGA
- a CDS encoding HofP DNA utilization family protein — protein sequence MANKIITTLLIALLPAQAGMRDPFAPPVDRCHTAELTQWHYRGSVGHQQRRIGLIKDSEGKWHRVEAGGVFTTGWRLVTLTESDMTVDTGEGCDPARWTWIKEKEKDESMDKPVDLSAGAAGAGRKERLAGG from the coding sequence ATGGCGAATAAAATCATCACCACACTGCTGATCGCCCTGTTACCTGCTCAGGCGGGAATGCGCGACCCGTTCGCGCCACCGGTCGATCGCTGCCACACGGCGGAGCTGACGCAGTGGCATTACAGAGGGAGCGTCGGCCATCAGCAGCGACGCATCGGCCTGATAAAAGACAGCGAAGGAAAATGGCATCGGGTGGAGGCGGGCGGGGTGTTCACGACCGGCTGGCGTCTGGTGACGCTCACTGAATCTGACATGACCGTCGACACGGGCGAAGGGTGCGACCCTGCGCGCTGGACCTGGATCAAGGAAAAAGAAAAAGATGAAAGTATGGATAAGCCTGTGGATCTGTCTGCTGGCGCCGCTGGCGCTGGCCGAAAAGAACGTCTCGCTGGTGGTTGA
- the hofQ gene encoding DNA uptake porin HofQ, with amino-acid sequence MKVWISLWICLLAPLALAEKNVSLVVDEVPVAQVLQSLAVLEQRNLVVGPEVSGAISLHLTNIPWKQALHTVVNSAGLVLSQEGRVLYVHSQSWQKEKQAQQEAENARQQLATPLVGQSIAFEFADAAELAKAGEKLLSPRGNLTVDKRMNRLVVRDDKSHTQALVAWAKEMDLPVGQVELAAHIVTINEKSLRELGVKWSLAEAEGAVGSGKLTTLGSDLSVADAPTRAGFNIGHINGRLLELELSALEQKQKVDIIASPRLLASHLQPASIKQGSEIPYQVSSGESGATSVEFKEAVLGMEVTPTVLQNSRVRLKLRISENMPGQVLQQADGEVLAIDKQEIETQVEVKSGETLALGGIFSQKNKAARDSIPLLGDIPWLGQLFRHDGKDNERRELVVFITPRIVSVH; translated from the coding sequence ATGAAAGTATGGATAAGCCTGTGGATCTGTCTGCTGGCGCCGCTGGCGCTGGCCGAAAAGAACGTCTCGCTGGTGGTTGATGAGGTTCCTGTCGCGCAGGTGCTGCAAAGCCTTGCGGTGCTGGAGCAGCGCAACCTGGTGGTGGGGCCAGAAGTCAGTGGCGCGATTTCACTGCACCTGACAAACATTCCCTGGAAACAGGCGCTGCACACGGTAGTGAACAGCGCTGGTCTGGTGCTGTCGCAGGAGGGGCGCGTTCTGTATGTGCATTCGCAGTCATGGCAGAAAGAGAAGCAGGCGCAACAGGAGGCGGAAAATGCCAGGCAACAGCTCGCCACGCCGCTGGTGGGGCAGAGCATCGCGTTTGAATTTGCTGATGCGGCAGAACTGGCAAAAGCGGGGGAAAAGCTTCTCTCGCCACGCGGGAATCTGACGGTCGATAAACGCATGAACCGGTTGGTTGTTCGCGACGACAAAAGCCATACCCAGGCGCTGGTGGCGTGGGCGAAAGAGATGGATCTGCCGGTAGGGCAGGTCGAACTGGCGGCGCATATTGTCACTATCAATGAAAAGAGCCTGCGGGAACTGGGGGTGAAGTGGAGCCTGGCAGAGGCGGAAGGCGCCGTGGGCAGCGGAAAGCTAACGACGCTGGGCAGTGATCTGTCTGTTGCTGATGCGCCGACCCGCGCTGGATTCAACATCGGCCATATTAACGGACGGCTGCTCGAGCTGGAGCTCTCCGCGCTGGAGCAAAAACAGAAGGTGGATATCATCGCCAGTCCGCGTTTACTGGCCTCACACCTGCAGCCCGCCAGCATTAAGCAAGGCAGCGAGATCCCCTATCAGGTGTCCAGCGGCGAGAGCGGCGCCACGTCGGTGGAGTTTAAAGAGGCGGTGCTCGGCATGGAAGTGACACCGACAGTGTTGCAGAACAGCCGTGTGCGACTAAAGTTACGCATTAGCGAAAATATGCCGGGTCAGGTTCTTCAGCAGGCCGATGGCGAAGTACTGGCCATTGATAAGCAAGAAATTGAAACACAAGTGGAAGTCAAAAGTGGCGAAACGCTGGCATTGGGTGGAATATTTTCGCAAAAGAATAAAGCCGCCCGCGACAGCATTCCGTTACTCGGTGACATTCCCTGGCTTGGACAGCTCTTTCGCCACGATGGGAAAGATAATGAACGACGCGAGTTAGTGGTCTTCATCACCCCGCGTATTGTTTCTGTTCATTAA